One window from the genome of Salvia miltiorrhiza cultivar Shanhuang (shh) chromosome 7, IMPLAD_Smil_shh, whole genome shotgun sequence encodes:
- the LOC130991586 gene encoding putative F-box/LRR-repeat protein At4g00320 encodes MENAQKRIAADGESKLPEEIIQHIQSLMSERDAALTTLLSKSWHGAWCTRPNLYFDPLPFRHRMDEFPIFARKSMQRYEDLNLKIKSFKLWVEGDDDSDLARELILKAIKLGATDLTIDVPTWVSINLPYEVLESETLTRLSVHNVRVDFRKSNKVVNSSNLKSLHLSNEHVNGDLIRNLISRCPSIEELTLRRLGRSTLPVYEDPMIDLHKLIQLHKLKYLRLDSLGIADRSKRDLWPQFACLKELVIWDYLVFDHSDWEKIRICSPSLERITIHLNRITKDIYAVFDVPNIRYFKFVGCEFPCLIRFKAMGSREWESDIHIHRSATSASWFASLKQFVRMLSPSRVSLYILIGNRPYDGYSYVGGGSAIPAVENLTLEGFAVTRAFMDDLLLSCCPKFINIQKHYAKVVDLKVFRQLKKKRLLDAPRKRNHREILHFQRK; translated from the coding sequence ATGGAGAATGCTCAGAAAAGAATTGCGGCCGATGGCGAATCCAAACTTCCAGAGGAAATCATTCAGCACATACAATCACTTATGTCTGAAAGGGATGCTGCTCTAACCACTCTCCTATCCAAGTCGTGGCACGGCGCGTGGTGCACACGCCCCAACCTCTATTTCGATCCACTCCCGTTTCGGCATCGCATGGATGAGTTCCCCATATTCGCGAGGAAGTCCATGCAGAGGTACGAAGATCTGAACCTAAAGATTAAGAGTTTCAAGCTATGGGTGGAAGGTGACGACGATTCTGATCTAGCTAGAGAATTGATTTTGAAAGCCATCAAATTGGGGGCTACTGATCTCACCATTGATGTACCGACCTGGGTTAGTATTAATCTACCATACGAGGTCCTCGAATCCGAAACCCTAACTAGATTATCTGTTCACAATGTCAGAGTTGATTTCAGAAAGAGTAATAAAGTGGTAAACTCCTCCAATCTTAAATCCCTTCATCTATCCAATGAGCATGTAAACGGTGATTTAATTAGGAATTTGATTTCGAGATGCCCATCCATTGAGGAATTAACATTGAGAAGACTCGGGAGATCAACATTGCCCGTTTATGAAGATCCGATGATCGACCTGCATAAGCTGATCCAACTGCATAAGCTCAAGTATTTGCGATTAGATAGTTTGGGTATTGCAGATAGATCTAAACGTGACTTGTGGCCTCAATTTGCTTGCCTCAAAGAATTGGTGATTTGGGATTACCTCGTCTTTGACCACAGTGATTGGGAGAAGATAAGAATTTGTAGCCCATCACTTGAGCGCATAACCATACACTTAAATCGCATTACAAAAGATATCTATGCGGTGTTTGATGTTCCAAATATTCGATACTTTAAGTTTGTGGGCTGTGAGTTTCCGTGCCTGATCAGGTTCAAAGCAATGGGTAGTCGGGAATGGGAGTCGGATATACACATACATCGCTCGGCTACTAGTGCTTCGTGGTTCGCTTCGTTGAAGCAGTTTGTGAGAATGTTGAGCCCATCCCGAGTTTCTCTGTATATACTCATTGGCAATCGGCCATATGATGGATATAGCTATGTGGGAGGTGGTTCAGCTATACCTGCGGTGGAGAATTTGACGCTAGAGGGTTTTGCAGTGACCCGTGCTTTTATGGATGATTTACTTCTGAGTTGTTGCCCCAAATTCAtaaacattcaaaaacattatgCAAAGGTAGTGGATTTGAAAGTATTCAGAcaattgaagaagaagagatTGTTAGATGCTCCAAGGAAAAGGAATCATAGGGAAATTCTGCACTTCCAACGGAAATAG